The Rahnella aquatilis CIP 78.65 = ATCC 33071 genomic sequence CATTATCACTGGACGGGTTAATGGATAACGAGCTGCGCGCTCCCATGCTGCCTGCGCCGGAAAGCGTTGAACTGGCGGTGCGGGACTTTCTGAATCAGCACTCGCGCTAAGGGCGCACATTTCATCAGAATATGAGCAACCGGACGCACTGTCACAATTAAAACACTGACTTTTACTCCCGCCAGTTCTAGGATAGAAGTAGTTTTTATATAGCGCTGTCGCGGCCCTGTGAAACCATGGTGTCAGGCGGGTTGCTCATCCAATGGAGTGTTTATGAAACTGTATTATAAAGCCGGTGCCTGTTCCCTTTCCCCTCATATCGTTCTGCGTGAAGCGGGTCTGGATTTCAGCATTGAGAAGGTTGATCTGGCGACTAAGAAAACCGAAACCGGTGATGACTTCCTCGCAGTCAATCCAAAGGGGCAGATCCCCACGCTGTTGCTCAATGATGGCAGTATTCTGACCGAAGGCGTGGCTATCGTGCAGTATCTGGCTGACCAGAAACCTGACCGCCAGCTGATGCCGGAGCAGGGAACACCAGCCCGTTATCACGCACTGGAATGGCTGAACTACATTGCGACTGAGCTGCACAAAGGTTTCTCGCCGTTGTTCAATCCAAAAGCACCGGAAGAGTTTAAGGCGCTGACCCGTGAAGCACTGAGCAAGAAATTTGCTTACGTGAATGAGTCTCTGAAAGGCAATCACTTCCTGCTGGGTGCCCGTTTCAGCGTCGCGGATGCCTATCTGTTCACGGTAATGGGTTGGGCGAAGGCGCTGAAGTTTGACCTGACTGCGCTGACGGAACTGAACGCCTATCTCGACCGCGTGGCCGCACGTCCGGCCGTTGATGCTGCGCTGTCAGCTGAAGGCCTGAAATAATTACTTTCTTGATATGAACGCGAAAAAACGCCCCGGCGGCTGCAGCACGGGGCGTTTTTGTTTATTCAGGTAATGGGTTTTCAGTCCGTGATTACAGTTTTACTGCCGCGAAGTGATGCTCAGGTTTGACCATTTTGTCCTGTGCCGCCACGATTTGCAGTTCATATTCACCCATTGCATGCGTCGCCAGCATGACTTCATAGACAGCGGCTGTTACGTGCTCCAGCGCGTTATCCAGCGCTTCGCCTTTGAGCAGATTCACCAGCAATAACCCGCTGGTCAGATCGCCTACACCAACCGGCTGACGGACACCAAAATCAACCAGCGGACGATCGATGTGCCACGCTTCATCCGCAGTGACCAGCAGCATTTCAAAGCGGTCACTGTGATAGCCTGCGCGGCTCAGGTGTTTCACCAGCACAATTTTCGGACCTTTGCTGATCAGTTCCCGCGCAGTGGCGACGGCTTCTTCAACACTGGCCACCGCGTGACCGCTCAGCAATTCAAGCTCCAGCAGGTTCGGCGCGATAATGTCGCAGTTAACCAGTGCCTGGTTGCAATGGAATTCGGCAACGCCCGGCGCCACGATACAGCCTTTTTCAGGATGTCCCATGACCGGATCGCAGAAATACCAGGCATCCGGATTCGCCGCTTTCACCCGACGGACAATCTCCAGAATGCTTTGCCCCTGCTCCGGCGAACCGATATAGCCACTCAGCACCGCATCACAATCCTTCAGACGGTCAATTTCCGCAATGCCCTGCGCGATGTCAGTCAGATGTGCAGCAGGCATAACGCAGCCGGTCCAGTGGCCGTACTGCGTATGATTGGAAAACTGAACAGTATTCAGTGGCCAAACGTTTGCGCCCATACGACGCATAGGGAATTCCGCCGCGCTGTTACCCGCGTGTCCAAAAACCGTGTGTGACTGGATAGAAAGAATGCTTTTCATGAAGAATTTCCGATTGCAACGTCATCGGGGGAGATGGCGGGATTACTGATATCAGGGAACAAAAACGGGAGACCTTGCAGTCCCCCGTTCTACCGGCCTAAAACTTATGCCCACAGCAACAGGGTGTAGTTCTTTTTACCGCGACGCAGCAAGGTATAACGACCAAACAAACGGTCACTGTCAGCGAAGCTGTATTCTGTATCCGTCTGTTTTTCGCCGTTTACAGAAACCGCGTTAGAAGAAATCATGGTGCGTGCCTGGCCTTTCGACGGTGCCATACCGGCGATAACCAGCGCCTGTTGCAGATCTGTGTCATGTGGCACTTCAAACAGCTCCAGGCCATCCTGCGCCAGCTGGCCGAAATCGACTTCGGTCATTTCGCTCAGGGAGCCAGAGAACAGGCTCTGCGTAATACGTTTTGCGGCCGCCAGACCTTCTGCGCCATGAACCATACCGGTCACTTCTTCGGCCAGGACATATTGGGCGCGTGGCGCTTTACCGCTGGTTTTATCTTCTTCTTCCAGCGCATTGATATCTTCAATGCTCATGAAGGTGAAGAACTTCAGGAAACGGTAAACGTCAGCATCCGCAGTATTGATCCAGAACTGGTAGAATTTGTACGGGCTGGTTTTCTTCGGATCCAGCCAGACTGCGCCACCTTCGGTTTTACCGAATTTCGTGCCGTCAGATTTGGTGATCAACGGAACAGTCAGGCCGAACACTTGTTTCTGGTGCAGACGGCGGGTCAGGTCGATACCGGAGGTGATGTTACCCCACTGGTCAGAACCGCCGATTTGCAGCTCAACTTTGTGCAGATCGTAGAGGGAGGCAAAATCGTAACCCTGCAACAGGTTGTAAGAGAATTCAGTGAAGGAGATACCGCTGTCATCGCGGTTCAGACGCTGTTTAACCGCTTCTTTGTTGATCATCTGGTTAACAGAGAAGTGTTTACCGATATCACGCAGGAAAGTCAGCACGTTCATGCCGCCGAACCAGTCGTAGTTATTGGCGGTGATAGCGCTGTTTTCACCACAGCTGAAATCCAGGAACGGCGAAACCTGCTGGCGGATTTTCTCAACCCATTCATTCACGGTTTCATTGGTATTCAGTTTACGCTCCGTCGCTTTAAAGCTCGGGTCACCGATCAGACCGGTTGCGCCGCCCACCAGAGCGACAGGCTTGTGCCCGTTCAGCTGGAAGCGTTTCAGACAAAGCAAAGGCACCAGATGTCCCAAATGCAAGCTATCTGCGGTAGGATCGAAACCGCAATAGAGTGCAATTGGCCCTTGCGCCAGTCGCTCTGCTAACGCTTCTTCATCCGTTACCTGGGCAATGAGGCCCCGCTCTTGCAATTGTTTAATCAGGTTGCTGCTCGCCATCAAAGACTCCGTTTGTTTATACTCAGAAATAGGTACTGAATGTGTGCAGATTTATGTCTGACATCATGCCGCGCATGTGCCTTTTCTCTCACCTTTACGGGGGAACGACATAGAATAAAGCGCTCGTCGTCCGAGCGCTAGGAAATCGCGTGTTTTTTCGTGGTCAGGGTGCGAGGCGGTCTATTTTCCAGCCAGTTTCTGTCTCTGCTTCGTCACGCTGGTAAATGAACCGATCGTGCAGACGATGTTCGCCGCCCTGCCAGAACTCCATCGAATCCACTTTGACACGAAAACCGCCCCAGAAACTTGGCAGCGGCACTTCACCATTGCTGAATTTCTGTTTCAGTTCGAG encodes the following:
- the gstA gene encoding glutathione transferase GstA, which translates into the protein MKLYYKAGACSLSPHIVLREAGLDFSIEKVDLATKKTETGDDFLAVNPKGQIPTLLLNDGSILTEGVAIVQYLADQKPDRQLMPEQGTPARYHALEWLNYIATELHKGFSPLFNPKAPEEFKALTREALSKKFAYVNESLKGNHFLLGARFSVADAYLFTVMGWAKALKFDLTALTELNAYLDRVAARPAVDAALSAEGLK
- the pdxY gene encoding pyridoxal kinase PdxY, with the protein product MKSILSIQSHTVFGHAGNSAAEFPMRRMGANVWPLNTVQFSNHTQYGHWTGCVMPAAHLTDIAQGIAEIDRLKDCDAVLSGYIGSPEQGQSILEIVRRVKAANPDAWYFCDPVMGHPEKGCIVAPGVAEFHCNQALVNCDIIAPNLLELELLSGHAVASVEEAVATARELISKGPKIVLVKHLSRAGYHSDRFEMLLVTADEAWHIDRPLVDFGVRQPVGVGDLTSGLLLVNLLKGEALDNALEHVTAAVYEVMLATHAMGEYELQIVAAQDKMVKPEHHFAAVKL
- the tyrS gene encoding tyrosine--tRNA ligase; the encoded protein is MASSNLIKQLQERGLIAQVTDEEALAERLAQGPIALYCGFDPTADSLHLGHLVPLLCLKRFQLNGHKPVALVGGATGLIGDPSFKATERKLNTNETVNEWVEKIRQQVSPFLDFSCGENSAITANNYDWFGGMNVLTFLRDIGKHFSVNQMINKEAVKQRLNRDDSGISFTEFSYNLLQGYDFASLYDLHKVELQIGGSDQWGNITSGIDLTRRLHQKQVFGLTVPLITKSDGTKFGKTEGGAVWLDPKKTSPYKFYQFWINTADADVYRFLKFFTFMSIEDINALEEEDKTSGKAPRAQYVLAEEVTGMVHGAEGLAAAKRITQSLFSGSLSEMTEVDFGQLAQDGLELFEVPHDTDLQQALVIAGMAPSKGQARTMISSNAVSVNGEKQTDTEYSFADSDRLFGRYTLLRRGKKNYTLLLWA